From the genome of Vibrio orientalis CIP 102891 = ATCC 33934:
TCACCAGACGCCACGTCTTGAATTGCATTACTCAGATCATCGAGAGGTTTCATCAAGGTGCGAATAAGGATCAGCAGCAATACAATACTGATGAGTAATGCGATGATTGAATAAATAATCGAGCTATTTCTGAGATCCGCAAGAGATTGGTAAGCAATGGTTTCATCTAACAGTACGCCAATGTACCAGTCTTCTCCGGGGACTTTAGAAAAGTCTAAGGTGTACTCTTTACCATCAATAATGGCGTGTTGCGGTTCATCATTGATTTGAGCGTCAGCCAAAAACTCTTTCATTGGCTTACCGTTAAACTCTGTGGTTGGGTGCGCAATGGTCGTGCCATCTCCCGCGACAATAAACACATAGCCGGCGTCAAATAACTGCACCTTATTTACCACTTCTGCCAAGGCTGCCAAGCTCACATCATAGAAGATTGCGCCGATGAACTGGCCGTTGTCTCGTACTGGGGTTGCAATCGAAACCAAAATCTCACCAGTGGCAGAGTCGGCATAGGGAGCGGTAATGACAAGCTTGCCTGAGTTCTTAGCATCAATATACCAAGGGCGAACGCGCGGATCCCACGTTGGTCCTGGGTTCCATGAAGGATCATTGTTGATGTTGGACCCATCTTTTTCGAACCCAAGTCCAGCCAATAGAAAAGTCTCTTTTACGACGGGACGAGTTAGAACCGCTGTCATCGCTTCAGGGGAGAGATTCACCTCAAGCATACTAGTAGCGTATGAGGCGATAGCCTTACGACTATTGATTTCTGCAGCAGTTGTATCTCGAACTCCGTCTACGATTTCAGTGACACTTGAAGTAACTTGGGTCTTGATTTCACGTTGGACGGTAAAGTATTGCTGAAGGGTCAAAAGAGTGACCGTCGCCAAGAGCAGTACTGAAGACGCGGCCACAATCTTATGGCTGAATTTCATCTCAGAGTCCTTCCTATAGATTCAGTGGTTATTTATAGATCTATAGTTATGAAATGAAGGTTCGGCCAGAAAATATACAACTTTTCTACGAATTAGCGGCCTAAAATCGCTTTTTCTAATCCAGTAAATAGAGAATCGTTCCCATCAAAGAGTGCTTCTACAACGACAGGCCGTTTTTTGCCTGATTGCATTTGCTTATTGGCTTCTCGAACTCGGAGTACCAGTTGCAATTCACTTGATAGAGAGGATTCACCGTCGTATTTCCACTGTGCAATTTGCTGACTGAGTTTGCCTTCTTTCAGTGCAGGACAAAGATCAACGAGTTCTTGCTGTAGTACGGTAAGCAAGTCGATTTGCTTGTCGCGGGTAGCGGGTACATCACGTAAACGGTTGAGTAGAGCGGTCATGAGTTCGTTCGACTTAATGAATCCAGCTTGCTTTGGTAGTCGTAATGATACGCGGGATGATAGTTCAATGGTGTCAACGAGCGTATTCGGAGTGTATGTAATAGAGACTAGTGTATCGAAAGGTAGCCAAAAGTACTGATTGGGTTCTACTGCGAACTCATGTTTACCAAGCTTCACTAATACCAAACCTTGTCTGACGCAAATCAGCTTGTGTTTTAGTGATTTTCTGCGTGAGGTACAAATAAGAAAATCATTGTGTTCGGCTTGGTATGAAATCGCGTAGTGCATGGTGTAGCTCTTCAGTTTTGGGGCGCTAAGGTTAACGTTTCTTGATGAAAAAGCCAACTTTGAGTCATCAATGCGTCAAAAAGCGATAAATACTCTGGTCTGACCTTGTGAAATCTGCGAGAACTATAGCTGCCAAGAGACGTTTCTATGCGTAGAATAGTCGCGCTTTCTATTTACTGACTAAAATAATGACGACAAACACAGACCCATTTATTGAAATTCGTCCATATAATGACGAAGAGATTCCAGCGGCCATTGACCGCTTAGTTAATGATGAAGAGTTCATTAGCGCAATCCTACATCACCGTTTTTCAAATCACGCAGGTTGGTTTAAAGCCCTAATGTCACCTGTTGTGAAAGTCTACTTGAAAATGAAGTGGTCAAAGCTGAACTCAGTTGAAGCGATTCAGTCTGAGGTGAAGAAGTACTTAGACCAAACTCTGAAGTCGACCACAAATGGTGTGACTTTCAGTGGACTTGATAAGCTAGACCCTGAACAAGCTTATTTGTTTGTTTCTAACCACCGTGATATTGCGATGGATCCTGCGTTAGTCAACTATGGTCTGTTTCAAAATGGACATAAAACGGTTCGCATTGCTATTGGCGACAACTTACTGAAAAAGCCATGTGCGACGGAATTAATGAAGCTGAATAAGAGCTTTATCGTAAAGCGCTCAGCAAAAGGCCCACGTGAAATGATGAAGGCGCTGGGCACCTTATCAGGTTATATTAAGCACTCACTCGATACTGGCCACTCAATTTGGATTGCCCAGAAAGAAGGTCGTGCTAAAGATGGCAATGATTTTACCGAACCAGCCATTCTTAAAATGTTCCATGTTGAAGGTCGTAAACAGAAAGTGGCATTTGCGGACTACGTTAAATCTTTAAGAATCGTGCCAGTATCAATTTCTTATGAAAATGACCCATGTGATATCGCTAAAGCACTTGAGCTGCATGCTAAAGAGTCGGTAGGTAGTTACGAAAAGGGCGAGTTTGAAGATATCGATAGCATCATTCAAGGCATTGTCGGCGATAAAGGTCGTGTTCATGTCGGGTTTGGTGACGTGATCGCTCAAGATTTCGAAACCCCTGAAGCATTGGCTGAAGAGATCGATCGCCAGGTGCATGAGAACTACAAGCTGTTTCCAATTAACCAATTGGCGGCGGGCAATGAACAAGTTGATGAGCAAGTTAAAGCTAAGTTTGCTGATAAGCTCAATTTGCTCCCAGAAGGTGCACAACCATACTTGGTCGCAAGCTATGCTAACCCTGTAAAAAATCAGCCAGCCTAGATTAGCCACTAACTCTCTGAAGAAGCCTCACTGATCCAGTGAGGCTTTTTATTAGCTGACAATTTTATTTAGGGAGCAACAGCACCACCTAAGTTGAGATTTGTTGGCCATTTTGTAATGCGGTTACCACCAAGAAATATATTGCCTTTTACTGTCATGGTGTCTGGGAACTCAGTTATTTTCGATCCACTGATATAAAGGTCGCCGTCAATCATGATCCCTTCGGGTAGGCTTTCAAGCGGGGTTCGAATGACACTAAGATCACCTTTTACTCTTAATCGTGGTGGCAACGATTGTAGTGGCGTATCAGTAAAGTTGAGGTAACCACCCACTTTGATTCCTCTTGGCCATTTTTTAATGTTTGACCCAAGTAAATTAGCAAACCCTCTAATTTTTACTCCCTTCGATATCTTTTCTAGCGGGCTATTTGATGCATCAAGGCTACCTTGAATGTCTAGGCCTTCAGGAAGGCGTTTAATCGTCGTTTTTGCGATGTTCAAGTTGCCCTTAATGACGAGCCCATCAGGAAGTTCAGTGTAAGGCTTATTACGTAGATCTAGATTACCGTAATTATCGAGGTGATTGAGGATTCGAAATTGATCGAGCGGTACTGCTGTTGCGGCAATACTGAAGCTAAGTAAAAAGGGTAAACAAAAGGTGCGTAGCATAGTTCAATCACTTTGAGAGTTCGTACTCAATATGAGTTCTAAGCAAGATAAGATCAAATTTTCTATGCGATAGGAACAAAAAAACGGGCTCAAGTGCCCGTTTTGGAAAGCGTTTAGAATTGAATTAACGAGCTAGAGCGCGCGTTTTTAGTTCAAAAATTAACTTTTCAGCGCTGACTTCAAACTGGAAGCGTGCTGTTATTTCTGTTGTGTCTTCTTCAATAGCAGTCACTTCGTACTTAACGCCTTGACATACTTCTTCAGCCAGTGCGATGTACTTCGCTAGTTCTGCTTCGATGAGTGCTTTGCCAGCAGCAAAAATTGTCACTTCAGCCACATCATCACCTTCTTTGATGATAAAGCCTATTTCACCTGCGCAACCACATGCTTCGCATACTTGTTCTTGTTCGGTGGTCATCTCAATATCCTCTTACAAATAATGAGGTCATTTTAGCGAGATTTTTGAAGCTTATCCATAAAAACGAGATCTCGTAGTTTTATGTTGGAATCAGTATGCTATGTTGTGGTTTGGTTAATAAATCAACAGTGATTTGCGAATAGCTCTTATTTTCATGTGACGAAGATCAATAAATTACGAAAATTCATGTCATAATACATCCAGAATGCCATTCAGTTAGTTGTAAGGGGGGACATTTTGTAAGATTATCGGTGACTCATTATTATATAAACAATAGATAAAGTCTTATTATTCTATAAAGCATGCAAATGCATGCAGTTATGGGAAGTTAGTTTACGCAACAGTTAGATGGTCCGTACGGTTTAATTGTGATAGTGTCTTTTGCATTGAGATTGATAATTTATCTCGTTTCACGATGTGTCATCAGACAAGGAAGCTAATTAATAAGGCGTCGATAATAAACTCATGAAGAGTTAGACGGATTTACAGAGAGAAGAGCCTGAACATGCCAAAGCGTAGTAAAGAAGATACCGAAATCACGATTCAAAAGATCATGGATGCAGTAGTTGATCAGCTATTGCGTCTTGGTTATGACAAAATGTCGTACACTACTTTGAGCCAACAGACTGGTGTATCTAGAACGGGTATTAGCCACCACTTTCCTAAAAAGACGGATTTTACCGCTGCACTAGACGGACGTATCTTTAAGATGTTCGTTGAGCACGTAGAGTTTAATAAAGGCCTAGAAGATTTTTCTTCAAGTTGGGTTGCCGCGCTAGACAGTGAAGAGTTCTTAGCAATTCTACGTCTGCTATTCCACCATATCGTGACTTCTCAAAACACGCATGAGTTTGCGAGCAACGGTATTGATCGCCTATACAAGATGACCGAAAGCCAGTTTGGTGAAGGCAGCGCAAAAGAGCTTGAGTGGTTGATCGGGAAATCAATTATTCGTATGGCTCAGTAATGACCATTAAAAAGCCTTCTTCGGAAGGCTTTTTTGTATCATTAAGTTTGGGCTTATCTCGCTATAGCTTCCTAAATTGTTGGACCAGTTTTCCTTGAGAACTTAAGTCTTTTACCAGTCCTTCACATTCTTCCTTCGTATCATTTGCGAGTATGTTTGTCGCTGCACAGACATCGCTGATCGACTGAACGCTGGAATTCATCTCGTCAGTTACCCTAGCCATCTCTTCTATTGCCGCCGCTATCTGACTGTTTCGATCCGAAATATCCGTTACTTGATGAAGTAGTACATCCAATTTATCTCCTGAGGTATTCGCGCAATCAACACAAACATCAGAGAGTTGGTTACCTTCATTCATCGCTTGAACGGCTTTCTCGGTGCTCGTCTGGATTAATTTGATGATATTTTGAATTTCTTCCGTTGATTCGTGGCTTCGTTGAGCCAGTTGGCGCACCTCATCAGCGACGACAGCGAAGCCACGTCCTTGTTCACCGGCGCGAGCGGCTTCGATAGCGGCATTAAGTGCGAGTAGGTTGGTTTGTTCAGCGACCCCTTGGATAATAATCAGTACTTCACCTATAGTGCGACCATGCTCAACAAGTTGTTGAATAACATCAGACGCAACCCCAAGTTGTTTAGACAATTCGTTGATGGAGTTAATCGTTTGAGTTACCGAAGAGCGGCCTTCTTTCGCTGCTGTGCTGGCTTGGTCCGTCGCGTTTGATGCGCTTTGCGCATTCTGAGTAATTTCATTTGCCGTAGAATGCATCTCATTGATAGCGGCAGCGACTTGCTCTGTTTCAGATGTTTGCCCAACTAAATTCTCAGCTGTTGTTTCACAATTATTCGCTGAGGAACTCGCGGCCTGAACAACTTGTTGGTTGGAATCTTGTATACGGCCAACAATTGAGTTGATTTCAGATTGGCGCATCTTAAATGCCAGTTGTATCTCTGATATATCGTCTACGCGATCATTATACAATAGTTCCATTAGTGGGTTATCAAACACCTTTCTAGCATCTTGAGATAGTGCTTCTAAGCGTCTTGTTTGGGAGTAAGCCGCGATTGTGCTGAATAAGAAAAAGGCCCAAATTGCCAAGGCGGGAGAAAAAGTCGCTAGCAGCGTTGAGCCCAGAGCGATGACTAAAAAGGAAAGAGACAATCGCTGCCATAATCGAGTGCGAGGGAGCTTGAGTTTTAGTGGTATCTTGCCTTGATTTAACTGCGCATATAGTTTTTCCGCATTTTTCACGTGTTCGCGCTTGGGCGCAAGTCGAACAGATTGGTATTCGATTGTTTTACCGTTTTCTTTTATCGGTGAAGCAAACGCGTCAACCCAGTAGTGGTCACCATTCTTACAACGGTTTTTCACGATTCCCATCCAAGAATTGCCTTCCTTTAAATACTTCCACATATTTTCAAAAGCTGCTGGTGGCATGTCAGGATGGCGGACAATGTTATGAGGTTGACCAACGAGTTCTTCTAATGTGTAACCTGCGACATTACAGAAATCTGCACTGGCGTAGGAGATGTGACTAGATGGCTTAGTAATTGAGAGTAAATTGAATTCAGCAGGGTAGGTGACTTCTTTTTGTGTCACTGGTTGATTTACACGCATGGCCTCAATTCCTTTTTATGTTTCAAGCTTTGTTTGAGCGTATTAGGGTAAGTATAAGTACAACTCAAAATACTTGACAAAATTACTCGGTCTTTTCTTGGTTTTTTTTCATTGAGCCCTGAAAACTAGAAATCCTCGTCTACCATTAAACTTATTAATGATGTTTGTTTCATTTCGATGAGTGTACGTATCCGTTGGAATAAGGGAGTGTTCTTCATGTCACATGGGTCTTCTATTAGTTCATATGCAAGTGCTGATATCTTATTAAAGCTTCATGATTTAAACGAGGCGGATTTGGCGCTAATACGAAAGTTTGGTGACATGATGGTGCCAAAATTGGATGACTATGTTCGTCACTTCTATAACTGGTTAGAACAGCAGCCAGAGTATCAACAGTTCTTCTCGGAGCAGGTAAAACTCAAGCGCGTGCAGACTGCGCAGGTTAATTATTGGACAACGTTTTTTGCGGCAAAGGTTGACGATAATTATATAAAGGAACGTCGGGAGGTGGGTGAAGTGCATGCTCGCGTTGGTTTGCCTTTACCAACGTATTTCGCCGGAATGAATATATCGATGGTTATTTTTACCAAACGTATGTACGACGGCAGTCTATACAGCGATGAATACAGCTCCTTGGTCACTGCATTTACCAAGCTTCTTCACCTTGATACCACCATTGTAGTTGATACATATTCCCGACTAATCAATAAACGGATTGCCGAGCAAAGTGAAGCGTTGCTCGCCATGTCCACCCCTGTAACTATGGTTTGGCAAGATATATTAATGCTACCCATTGTCGGAATCATCGATTCTAAGCGAGCCCAAGACATAATGACGGCTGTGCTCAATAAAATATCGGAGCATCGAGCCAAGATTTTTATTATGGATATTTCAGGCGTGGCTGTTGTTGACACTGCTGTGGCAAATCATTTTATTAAGATCACCAAAGCGACCAAGTTGATGGGTTGTGATTGTCTGGTTTCTGGTGTTTCACCAATGATCGCACAGACCATGGTTCAACTAGGAATCAACGTAGGAGAAGTGAAAACCAATGCAACGTTGCGTGATGCTCTGGAAAATGCTTTTGAAATAATGGGCTTAAATGTTCAAGCTCTAAAGCAATTTTCTGAGGGATAAAGGACGCATGGCAAAGTCTATTTCAATCAGTCGTTTAAGGCATGTTTTAGTGGCGACTGTTCAGATTGATCTTAGCTCAGAGGTACTAGACAACTTCCGTGCAGATTTGTTGGATAAAGTCAGAGAACATGCCATCAAAGGGGTGCTCATTGATCTATCAGAAGTTAAAACGCTGGATCGTATGGATATGGATGCATTACTCGAAATAGTCACAACTGTAGAAGTAATGGGAAGAGGGTGCGCATTTGTTGGCATTAGGCCCGGGATTGCAATGGCTTTGGTCAACATTGGCTATGAGACTGAGAATCTTCATTGCGCGCGTAGCATTGATGATGGCTTAGAAATGATAGGAAACTAGCGTGGATTCGAACTACGTGAATGAAGAGACGATTGAGACATATAGAATTAATAGTGAGTCGGATGTCATGAGTGCAGTGATTGCGATTTTTTCACTGGTGAAGAACAGAGGCTTTTCAGAAACTGAAGTAAGTGAAATATCGACATCCGTCTCTGAGCTAGCAATGAATATCGTCAAATACGCGCAAGAGGGTGTTATTACCGTTAGTGGCATCGAACAAACAGAGCAGCAAAAAGGTATTAGAGTTGTTGCTAAAGACTTCGGTCCAGGTATTGAAGATATTTCCGTCGCATTAGAAGAGCATTACTCGACGGGGGCATCTTTAGGTTTAGGACTTCCTGGTGTGAGAAGAATGGTTGATGAGTTTGATATTGAGTCTGAGCTAGGGAAGGGAACGCAGGTGATGTTCATTAAGTGGAAAACCTAATATGGGATTTGAATACAGTGTTTATTGCGTTCCTTATCAGGGCGAGTCGGAAGCTGGAGATGGTTACTATGTCCATCAGCTAGGGGATGATTTGCTCGTAGTGATTATTGATGTCCTTGGCCATGGTCCTAAAGCAGCAAGTCTAGCTCGGCTCATTGAATCAAAATTGGCAGAGATTGCATGTAAGGATATTAAGTGGATGACATCGACTTTGCACGAGCATCTGATGGGCTCGCTTGGTACTGCGTTAACCTTGGTTTACTTTGATAGCGCATCCAAACAAGCCGCTGGAATAGGTATTGGAAACACACTGGTGCGTCAGTTAGGTCATAGTTACCGTTCGTTTGCTGCCCAACCCGG
Proteins encoded in this window:
- a CDS encoding 1-acyl-sn-glycerol-3-phosphate acyltransferase, which codes for MTTNTDPFIEIRPYNDEEIPAAIDRLVNDEEFISAILHHRFSNHAGWFKALMSPVVKVYLKMKWSKLNSVEAIQSEVKKYLDQTLKSTTNGVTFSGLDKLDPEQAYLFVSNHRDIAMDPALVNYGLFQNGHKTVRIAIGDNLLKKPCATELMKLNKSFIVKRSAKGPREMMKALGTLSGYIKHSLDTGHSIWIAQKEGRAKDGNDFTEPAILKMFHVEGRKQKVAFADYVKSLRIVPVSISYENDPCDIAKALELHAKESVGSYEKGEFEDIDSIIQGIVGDKGRVHVGFGDVIAQDFETPEALAEEIDRQVHENYKLFPINQLAAGNEQVDEQVKAKFADKLNLLPEGAQPYLVASYANPVKNQPA
- a CDS encoding DUF406 family protein; protein product: MTTEQEQVCEACGCAGEIGFIIKEGDDVAEVTIFAAGKALIEAELAKYIALAEEVCQGVKYEVTAIEEDTTEITARFQFEVSAEKLIFELKTRALAR
- a CDS encoding TetR/AcrR family transcriptional regulator, giving the protein MPKRSKEDTEITIQKIMDAVVDQLLRLGYDKMSYTTLSQQTGVSRTGISHHFPKKTDFTAALDGRIFKMFVEHVEFNKGLEDFSSSWVAALDSEEFLAILRLLFHHIVTSQNTHEFASNGIDRLYKMTESQFGEGSAKELEWLIGKSIIRMAQ
- a CDS encoding methyl-accepting chemotaxis protein — encoded protein: MRVNQPVTQKEVTYPAEFNLLSITKPSSHISYASADFCNVAGYTLEELVGQPHNIVRHPDMPPAAFENMWKYLKEGNSWMGIVKNRCKNGDHYWVDAFASPIKENGKTIEYQSVRLAPKREHVKNAEKLYAQLNQGKIPLKLKLPRTRLWQRLSLSFLVIALGSTLLATFSPALAIWAFFLFSTIAAYSQTRRLEALSQDARKVFDNPLMELLYNDRVDDISEIQLAFKMRQSEINSIVGRIQDSNQQVVQAASSSANNCETTAENLVGQTSETEQVAAAINEMHSTANEITQNAQSASNATDQASTAAKEGRSSVTQTINSINELSKQLGVASDVIQQLVEHGRTIGEVLIIIQGVAEQTNLLALNAAIEAARAGEQGRGFAVVADEVRQLAQRSHESTEEIQNIIKLIQTSTEKAVQAMNEGNQLSDVCVDCANTSGDKLDVLLHQVTDISDRNSQIAAAIEEMARVTDEMNSSVQSISDVCAATNILANDTKEECEGLVKDLSSQGKLVQQFRKL
- a CDS encoding protoglobin domain-containing protein, producing the protein MSHGSSISSYASADILLKLHDLNEADLALIRKFGDMMVPKLDDYVRHFYNWLEQQPEYQQFFSEQVKLKRVQTAQVNYWTTFFAAKVDDNYIKERREVGEVHARVGLPLPTYFAGMNISMVIFTKRMYDGSLYSDEYSSLVTAFTKLLHLDTTIVVDTYSRLINKRIAEQSEALLAMSTPVTMVWQDILMLPIVGIIDSKRAQDIMTAVLNKISEHRAKIFIMDISGVAVVDTAVANHFIKITKATKLMGCDCLVSGVSPMIAQTMVQLGINVGEVKTNATLRDALENAFEIMGLNVQALKQFSEG
- a CDS encoding STAS domain-containing protein, whose protein sequence is MAKSISISRLRHVLVATVQIDLSSEVLDNFRADLLDKVREHAIKGVLIDLSEVKTLDRMDMDALLEIVTTVEVMGRGCAFVGIRPGIAMALVNIGYETENLHCARSIDDGLEMIGN
- a CDS encoding anti-sigma regulatory factor yields the protein MDSNYVNEETIETYRINSESDVMSAVIAIFSLVKNRGFSETEVSEISTSVSELAMNIVKYAQEGVITVSGIEQTEQQKGIRVVAKDFGPGIEDISVALEEHYSTGASLGLGLPGVRRMVDEFDIESELGKGTQVMFIKWKT
- a CDS encoding SpoIIE family protein phosphatase, which codes for MGFEYSVYCVPYQGESEAGDGYYVHQLGDDLLVVIIDVLGHGPKAASLARLIESKLAEIACKDIKWMTSTLHEHLMGSLGTALTLVYFDSASKQAAGIGIGNTLVRQLGHSYRSFAAQPGIVGELLPTLRPFEFQFDFDETYLFTTDGVKENIDRDEMEFANGKALDYLSSFFVRTFSKPFDDATAIVVRYCHD